From the genome of Chanos chanos chromosome 5, fChaCha1.1, whole genome shotgun sequence, one region includes:
- the zp3f.2 gene encoding zona pellucida glycoprotein 3f, tandem duplicate 2, which translates to MACAWHGVILLSVTVVVLSSDDIKIKCGKDSVEVTWPLSEALAQEPSRLFLGNCHASSYSRLDAGGGVATFHYRLTDCLFKRRFTGSKMIFENQLTHRPQAKIKSPALSFPIKCVYERPDGLESPYLKPVGDIKGHGGLVFVMGLLNKDLNGPALSNSFPFGSFIPIWFAVEQEAHQPLILLLEECLASTSPHLGPESQTYPVITNKGCLVDSVTGHSKFHPRTDSSSILLLLQTFRFAVGEDVFIHCKLLAWDPKDLNESKKACHYNKELGGWEHLDDPFQNGLCRCCDSTCRKRKRRELEFEPQGLVQNAVLGPLIITEALDQVDHDAS; encoded by the exons ATGGCCTGCGCGTGGCACGGTGTAATACTCTTGTCGGTTACGGTGGTAGTTTTGTCGAGTGACG atatcaaaataaaatgtggaAAAGACTCAGTAGAGGTTACATGGCCATTGAGCGAGGCTCTGGCTCAGGAGCCTTCCCGTCTTTTCCTTGGCAACTGTCATGCATCAAGCTATTCTCGTTTGGATGCCGGTGGAGGGGTGGCAACATTTCACTATCGATTAACCGATTGCCTTTTCAAACGAAGG TTCACAGGAAGTAAGATGATCTTTGAGAACCAGTTAACCCACAGGCCTCAAGCAAAGATCAAATCACCAGCCCTCTCCTTTCCGATTAAGTGTGTTTATGAAAG ACCTGATGGCTTGGAGTCTCCATATCTGAAACCAGTTGGTGATATAAAAGGACATGGGGGGCTAGTCTTTGTCATGGGGCTTCTTAATA AGGATCTAAATGGACCTGCTCTCTCCAACTCCTTTCCTTTTGGCTCTTTCATCCCCATCTGGTTCGCAGTAGAACAGGAAGCCCACCAACCACTAATCCTTCTCTTGGAGGAGTGTTTGGCCTCCACAAGCCCACATTTGGGACCAGAGAGCCAGACCTACCCAGTCATCACCAACAAGGG ATGTCTTGTTGACAGTGTGACTGGACACTCCAAGTTTCATCCAAGAACCGACTCTTCTTCAATATTACTTTTACTGCAGACCTTCAGGTTTGCGGTTGGAGAGGAC GTGTTTATCCATTGTAAGCTTTTGGCATGGGATCCCAAGGATCTGAATGAAAGCAAAAAGGCTTGCCATTACAACAAAGAACTTGGAGG ATGGGAGCATCTCGATGACCCATTCCAGAATGGTCTCTGCAGGTGCTGTGATTCAACCTGTAGAAAGCGAAAAAGGAGAGAACTTGAATTTG AACCCCAGGGTCTGGTTCAGAATGCTGTATTGGGACCACTAATTATAACTGAAGCATTGGACCAGGTGGACCATGACGCAAGCTAG
- the homeza gene encoding homeobox and leucine zipper encoding a, translating into MATHCDSTRGVGIDDDIKEPSSKGAESNKEREEKHASPNPKKAVHHSNINGKSHPSPPDHRATDRNGTEKEHVSFSTNHNSVVCLPLVSEGLKLVWTQSDQTRELDTIPELVQAFNVFPYPTSREVSALARLCALPLDKVKVWFMVQRIKYGISWASEEIEETRRKLAGPERVSVNKVEDSKIRKRKNGSEEFVEDDDDKEDSLLLSPRFPSKRPKNESPEPAKLPPAVPHFRSSLPPPQDSYYYRHPVDTPAATPVAASLSSLESPLASQQQRQGRYKKSKAQLAALRSSFLRENWPDEAELRRLQEETGLSRNEIRKWFSDSRYQQRNGRAGSGLTSPSTTHGVNSEPQSHPLSLAPQLQPLSLVSHGPRNQQQNGVTGKVHGEGKGIRGKGMRSGGSSHSHFFQLFLSNTLEAFGESATGTDEGETSAEEVSEEKPKDESEILREEEDNENEELSKDCVVPVTEPEPEPEPQAPASPSPSSPSPSDSAASPKKRTSTKSSSAQKPARSAKANNSVTSSPLSSPSSTSRALTPAGRPRKTKEQLDVLKQHFLRCQWPKSEDYTQLVELTGLPRADVIQWFGDTRYAVKNGQLRWVRGVRDQILAEIALQQNGGGGAGAKDSNKTPKNGSSRKRKSHVNGGSSTPTSAKDSPDVTPLELYRTQIGALQEKDLDTLCRKSKMSYQQVRDWFASQDSELLMTNSELNVTD; encoded by the coding sequence ATGGCGACACACTGTGACAGTACCAGAGGGGTTGGGATAGATGACGACATTAAGGAGCCATCTTCAAAGGGAGCAGAGTCAAATAAAGAGCGAGAAGAAAAACATGCCAGTCCTAACCCCAAAAAGGCAGTTCACCACTCTAACATCAATGGAAAGTCTCACCCAAGTCCCCCTGATCATAGGGCGACAGACAGAAATGGCACTGAGAAAGAGCATGTAAGCTTTAGCACCAACCATAACTCAGTGGTCTGTCTTCCTCTGGTGTCAGAGGGGCTGAAGTTGGTTTGGACTCAGTCAGATCAGACCCGGGAGTTGGACACTATTCCAGAACTTGTACAGGCCTTTAATGTATTCCCTTACCCAACGTCTCGGGAGGTGAGCGCATTAGCTCGTCTCTGTGCTCTTCCGCTTGACAAGGTTAAAGTGTGGTTCATGGTACAGCGGATTAAATATGGCATCAGCTGGGCTTCTGAGGAGATCGAGGAGACACGTCGCAAGCTGGCAGGACCAGAACGTGTAAGTGTAAACAAAGTAGAGGACAGTAAGATAAGGAAACGGAAGAATGGATCTGAGGAGTTTGTAGAGGATGACGACGATAAAGAGgattccctcctcctctccccacGTTTTCCATCCAAAAGACCGAAAAACGAATCACCCGAGCCTGCGAAGTTGCCCCCTGCTGTCCCACATTTCCGTTCATCTCTCCCGCCCCCTCAGGACTCGTATTACTACCGCCACCCTGTGGACACCCCAGCTGCAACACCAGTAGCAGCTTCTCTTAGTTCTCTGGAGTCTCCTCTTGCCTCCCAACAGCAGCGGCAGGGACGTTACAAAAAGTCCAAAGCGCAGTTGGCAGCACTCCGGAGCAGCTTTCTGCGAGAGAACTGGCCTGACGAAGCAGAGCTCCGACGCTTACAGGAGGAGACGGGTCTGAGTCGGAACGAGATCCGGAAATGGTTTAGTGACAGTCGGTACCAGCAGAGGAATGGCCGTGCAGGATCTGGCTTGACCTCTCCCTCAACCACCCATGGAGTAAATAGTGAACCTCagtctcatcctctctctcttgcccctcAGCTTCAGCCTCTTTCACTCGTTTCTCATGGGCCACGCAATCAGCAGCAAAACGGCGTCACAGGAAAGGTTCATGGGGAGGGAAAAGGCATTCGTGGGAAAGGGATGCGAAGCGGTGGGTCAAGTCATTCCCATTTCTTCCAGCTTTTCCTGTCCAACACCCTTGAGGCATTTGGTGAGAGTGCCACTGGAACTGACGAGGGTGAAACATCTGCAGAGGAGGTCTCGGAAGAGAAGCCTAAAGATGAGAGTGAGATCCTCAGGGAAGAGGAGGACAATGAGAATGAGGAGTTGAGCAAGGACTGCGTCGTGCCTGTGACAGAGCCAGAGCCAGAGCCAGAGCCCCAAGCACCCGCCTCACCTTCTCCATccagcccctccccctctgATTCTGCTGCCTCACCTAAGAAACGCACTTCCACTAAAAGCAGCTCAGCACAGAAACCCGCACGCTCAGCCAAAGCTAACAATTCAGTCACCTCATCACCTCTTTCTAGTCCCTCTTCCACCTCCCGTGCACTAACGCCTGCTGGCCGCCCACGGAAAACCAAGGAGCAACTGGATGTGCTTAAGCAACACTTTCTGCGCTGCCAATGGCCTAAGAGTGAGGACTATACACAGTTGGTGGAACTGACAGGCTTACCCCGGGCAGATGTCATCCAGTGGTTTGGGGACACACGCTATGCTGTGAAGAACGGGCAATTACGTTGGGTACGTGGTGTCCGTGACCAAATCCTTGCAGAGATAGCGCTAcagcaaaatggaggaggaggagctggtgcCAAAGACTCAAATAAGACCCCTAAAAATGGCAGCAGCCGCAAACGCAAGTCACATGTGAATGGTGGATCAAGCACACCGACATCAGCAAAAGACTCTCCAGATGTTACTCCACTGGAGTTGTATCGTACACAGATAGGTGCACTGCAGGAGAAGGACCTGGATACCCTCTGTCGAAAGTCAAAGATGAGCTATCAACAGGTGCGGGACTGGTTTGCTTCCCAAGATAGTGAGCTACTGATGACTAATTCAGAGCTCAATGTTACTGATTGA
- the ap1g2 gene encoding AP-1 complex subunit gamma-like 2, translating into MTPSVRLQEMIRIIRSARTQGEERGVIQRECAAIRAQFRQADNGGRSHNLAKLLYVHMLGYPAHFGQMECVRLIASPRYSDKRVGYLGAMMLLDEKQDASLLITNSIKNDLSHSSQYVQSLALCTLACMGSSEMCRDLAPEIERLLKSSNSYIKKKAALCAVHIVRKVPELGEMFTPSVRALLSEKNHGVLHGAVVLITELCERNPETLDAFRKAVPELVQIMKGLVTSGYSPEHNVAGISDPFLQVRILRLLRILGRNSDTASDAMNDLLAQVATNTDSSKTAGSAVLYETVLTIMDIKSESGLRVLAVNILGRFLLNNDRNIRYISMTSLQKIVQTDHNAVQRHRGTIVDCLKDPDASVKRRALELSLALVSAANIRSMMKELLTFLSSCPPELRAHAASGIFNAAERYAPSQRWHIDTILHVLTTAGGDVRDETVPNLIQLITTASDLHSYTVHKLYRALVTDISQQSLVQVACWCIGEYGDLLLKGDCEETEPAEVTEDDVLDALETVLQSHMSSPSTRAFALTATMKLSTRIRDNIDRIRSIVSIYGSCIDLELQQRAVEYNALFKKYDHMRAAVLERMPVIDKSSPGHTNGEIPGGTVKEPEQLKPKPPVTGLTQQPASQVCDLLDLLGGTDKPSEPSLAPPTTAATSTNSTVGGDLLDLLGGLEPTPVPTVTVYEKNGVMVKLQCDKHTDTAVTITLIASNSTENDVTNFTLQAAVPKSIQLQMKAPSGDVIPAQGMGHVTQTVLLHNPSKATLKMRVRVCYSSQGTMCQDTVQVDSFPSPVEN; encoded by the exons atgaCTCCTTCAGTGCGTCTTCAGGAAATGATTCGGATTATCCGAAGCGCTCGAACACAGGGCGAGGAACGAGGTGTTATTCAAAGAGAGTGTGCTGCCATCCGGGCACAGTTCCGCCAGGCTGACAATGGGGGTCGGTCTCACAACCTAGCCAAACTGCTCTATGTTCACATGCTGGGCTACCCTGCACACTTTGGTCAG ATGGAGTGTGTGCGTCTGATAGCTAGTCCGAGGTACAGCGACAAGCGTGTTGGTTACCTTGGTGCTATGATGCTCCTGGATGAGAAGCAGGATGCTAGCTTGCTCATCACCAACTCCATCAAGAA TGACTTATCCCATAGCAGTCAGTATGTTCAGTCTTTGGCGCTGTGTACACTGGCTTGCATGGGCTCTTCTGAGATGTGTCGAGACCTGGCACCAGAAATTGAGCGACTCCTCAAAAGTTCTAACTCTTACATCAAGAAGAAG GCAGCCTTATGTGCAGTCCACATTGTGAGAAAAGTCCCAGAGCTCGGCGAAATGTTCACTCCTTCTGTTCGAGCACTGCTCTCCGAGAAGAACCATG GTGTACTGCATGGTGCTGTGGTCCTGATCACTGAACTGTGTGAGCGAAATCCAGAAACCTTGGACGCGTTCCGAAAG GCTGTGCCGGAGCTGGTGCAGATAATGAAAGGCCTGGTGACATCAGGTTATTCTCCAGAACACAACGTGGCGGGAATCAGCGATCCTTTCCTTCAG GTGCGCATTCTAAGGTTACTAAGAATTTTGGGTCGTAATAGTGACACAGCCAGCGATGCCATGAACGACCTTCTGGCTCAG GTGGCCACTAACACAGACAGCAGTAAGACTGCAGGCAGTGCTGTGCTCTATGAAACAGTCCTCACCATCATGGACATTAAATCAGAAAGTGGTCTCAGA GTCTTGGCTGTTAACATTTTGGGGAGGTTTCTTTTAAACAATGACAGAAACATCCG CTATATCTCCATGACATCTCTACAGAAGATTGTGCAAACGGACCACAATGCTGTGCAGCGACACAGGGGGACTATTGTGGACTGCCTTAAGGACCCAGACGCCTCAGTCAAACG TCGTGCGTTGGAGCTGTCCCTGGCTCTAGTGTCGGCTGCAAACATTCGCTCTATGATGAAGGAGCTCCTCACCTTCCTCTCCAGCTGTCCCCCAGAGCTCAGGGCCCACGCTGCCTCTGGCATCTTCAACGCCGCCGAGAG gtATGCCCCCTCTCAGCGCTGGCACATAGACACCATCCTGCATGTCCTCACCACG GCAGGGGGCGACGTAAGAGACGAGACTGTGCCCAATTTGATACAGCTCATCACAACTGCCTCAGACCTGCACTCCTACACAGTTCACAAACTTTACAGAGCACTGGTGACTGACATCTCACAG CAATCACTTGTTCAGGTGGCTTGCTGGTGCATTGGAGAGTATGGAGACCTGCTCCTGAAAGGAGACTGTGAGGAAACAGAGCCTGCAGAG GTGACGGAGGATGATGTCCTGGATGCCTTAGAAACTGTCCTTCAGTCCCACATGTCATCCCCATCAACCAGAGCCTTTGCTCTCACAGCGACAATGAAACTGAGCACACGCATAAGAGACAATATAGA TCGCATTAGAAGCATTGTCAGTATTTATGGCAGCTGCATTGATTTGGAgctccagcagagggcagtagAATACAACGCACTCTTTAAGAAATATGACCATATGAG GGCAGCAGTGCTAGAGAGGATGCCAGTTATTGACAAGAGTTCTCCAGGCCATACCAACGGAGAAATTCCTGGAGGTACTGTGAAAGAGCCAGAACAATTGAAACCCAAGCCACCTGTGACAGGGTTGACTCAACAACCCGCCAGCCAG GTGTGTGACCTTTTAGATTTGCTGGGTGGAACCGACAAGCCATCTGAACCGAGCTTGGCTCCACCCACTACAGCTGCCACATCCACAAATAGTACAGTTGGGGGAGACCTGTTGGATCTACTGGGAGGACTGGAGCCTACTCCag TACCTACGGTGACAGTGTATGAGAAGAATGGTGTGATGGTGAAACTACAGTGtgacaaacatacagacacagctgtCACCATCACCCTCATCGCTTCCAACTCGACTGAGAATGATGTCACAAATTTTACTCTGCAAGCAGCTGTCCCCAAG AGCATACAGTTACAAATGAAGGCTCCTAGTGGGGATGTCATTCCAGCCCAAGGCATGGGTCATGTGACCCAGACTGTTCTACTCCACAACCCCAGCAAG GCAACCCTGAAGATGCGGGTTCGAGTGTGCTACTCCAGTCAGGGAACAATGTGTCAGGACACTGTACAGGTTGACTCCTTTCCAAGCCCTGTTGAAAACTAA
- the nedd8l gene encoding NEDD8: protein MLIKVKTLTGKEIEIDIEPTDKVERIKERVEEKEGIPPQQQRLIYSGKQMNDEKTAADYKIQGGSVLHLVLALRGGEVSHHPSVHPLLI, encoded by the exons ATGTTGATTAAAGTTAAG acacttACTGGAAAAGAAATAGAGATCGATATTGAACCCACAGACAAG GTGGAGAGGATCAAAGAAAGGGTGGAGGAAAAGGAAGGGATTCCGCCTCAGCAACAAAGACTCATCTACAgtggaaaacaaat GAATGATGAGAAAACAGCTGCTGACTACAAGATCCAGGGAGGGTCTGTACTGCATTTAGTCTTAGCACTCAGAGGAGGGGAGGTCAGTCATCACCCTAGCGTTCATCCCCTGCTTATATAA
- the LOC115812146 gene encoding zona pellucida sperm-binding protein 3-like, whose translation MAYFLPAVTVDCGTNSISLKWAETQSLIDPSLLRLGDCSPSSFSAKPGGGGEALFHAEFNDCNFMRLVTGDELVYMNNLTTEGDFVFSHLVVCAYEKPSDWGPPRFDPVFFHTYGQGELIFHMGLMKDDFSGPSPSTTFSLGSVIPIEASVAQQGHQPLLLLMEECVASITPELGPESHLYPIITNKGCLTDSKKTNSRFLPRKRVSELRLYLQAFKFVLGEEIYIHCTLLAWDPNDLDNSKKACHYDKTNGGWELLDDPSQSALCTCCDTNCRSRNRRDIDSDSQGLSQRTVLGPLTVVAE comes from the exons ATGGCTTATTTTTTGCCTG CTGTCACCGTGGACTGCGGCACAAACTCCATCTCCCTGAAATGGGCTGAAACTCAGTCATTAATAGACCCTTCACTTCTCAGGCTGGGTGATTGTTCTCCCTCTAGTTTTTCTGCAAAGCCTGGGGGAGGAGGCGAGGCTCTGTTCCACGCTGAGTTCAATGACTGTAATTTCATGAGATTA GTGACTGGAGATGAGCTGGTGTATATGAACAACTTGACTACTGAAGGAGACTTTGTCTTCTCTCATTTAGTTGTCTGTGCTTATGAAAA GCCCAGTGACTGGGGTCCACCCCGTTTTGATCCAGTGTTTTTTCATACATATGGTCAAGGGGAGCTGATCTTCCACATGGGATTAATGAAGG ATGACTTCAGTGGCCCATCTCCATCTACCACATTCTCTCTGGGATCAGTTATCCCCATTGAAGCCTCAGTGGCACAGCAAGGCCATCAGCCTCTGCTGCTACTGATGGAGGAATGTGTGGCTTCCATCACCCCAGAACTTGGACCAGAGAGCCATTTATATCCGATCATAACCAACAAAGG CTGTTTAACAGATAGCAAGAAGACAAATTCAAGGTTTCTACCAAGAAAAAGGGTCTCTGAGCTCAGGTTGTATCTCCAAGCCTTCAAGTTTGTTCTTGGAGAGGAA ATATACATCCACTGTACACTTTTGGCTTGGGATCCAAATGACCTGGACAACAGCAAAAAAGCTTGCCattatgacaaaacaaatgGAGG GTGGGAGCTGCTTGATGATCCTTCTCAGAGTGCACTCTGCACATGCTGTGACACAAACTGCCGATCCAGAAATAGAAGGGACATTGACTCAG attCCCAAGGGCTGAGTCAGAGAACTGTACTAGGCCCACTGACTGTTGTGGCAGAGTAA
- the slc7a8b gene encoding large neutral amino acids transporter small subunit 2 translates to MHRSRLKRGSSSVPDISNVNKDSGVSGVALKKEIGLVSACAIILGNIIGSGIFVSPKGVLENSSSVGVSIIVWIITGIITAIGALCYAELGVTIPKSGGDYSYVTNIYGGLAGFLQLWTAALVIYPTTQAVIALTFANYVLQPIFPSCLAPESSLRLLAATCLLFLTWVNCFSVRWANRIQDVFTAGKLLALGLIIIMGILQICKGHYTWLEPKNAFQPFHDYEVGKLALAILQGSFAYCGWSYLNYVTEELIDPHKNLPRAILISVPLVTFIYVFTNIAYVTAMSPVELLASNAVAVTFGNKLLGVMAWIMPMSVALSTFGGVNGCLFTSSRLFFAGAREGHLPRLLAMIHMRCCTPIPALLFTCLTTLLMLCTSDIYTLINYVGFLNYLFYGVTVAGQIILRIKKPDLDRPIKVSLLFPITYLIFWAFLLIFSFYSEPVVCCTGLGILLTGVPVYFLGVYWENKPKKFSTFVDRLTSLCMMLCMVVYPAEGGDSDMKNESDEEEIREGQ, encoded by the exons GTAATATTATAGGGTCGGGGATCTTTGTGAGTCCAAAGGGGGTTCTGGAGAATTCCAGCTCAGTGGGCGTGTCTATCATTGTATGGATAATCACAGGAATCATCACTGCCATTGGTGCTCTCTGTTATGCCGAGCTGGGTGTCACCATCCCCAAATCAGGAGGAGACTACTCCTATGTCACAAACATCTACGGAGGCTTGGCTGG GTTTCTGCAGCTGTGGACTGCAGCGCTTGTGATATACCCCACCACTCAGGCAGTCATTGCCCTCACGTTTGCCAACTACGTTCTCCAGCCCATCTTCCCCTCTTGCTTGGCTCCAGAGAGTAGCCTGCGTCTGCTTGCTGCTACCTGCCTGT TGTTTCTTACATGGGTCAACTGCTTCAGTGTCCGCTGGGCAAACCGTATTCAGGATGTCTTCACGGCAGGAAAGCTGCTGGCACTTGGTCTCATCATTATCATGGGCATTTTACAGATCTGTAAAG GTCATTATACTTGGCTGGAGCCAAAGAATGCATTTCAGCCGTTCCACGACTATGAAGTGGGCAAACTTGCCTTGGCCATCCTTCAGGGGTCTTTCGCATATTGCGGATGGAGCTACCTCAACTACGTCACAGAGGAGCTCATTGATCCACACAA GAATCTGCCCAGAGCAATCTTAATCTCTGTCCCCTTGGTGACGTTTATTTACGTGTTTACAAACATTGCTTATGTGACGGCCATGAGCCCTGTGGAGTTGCTGGCCTCCAACGCTGTTGCAGTG acatttGGTAACAAGTTACTGGGAGTCATGGCTTGGATTATGCCCATGTCTGTAGCTCTCTCTACGTTTGGGGGGGTCAATGGCTGCCTCTTCACGTCATCTCG GTTGTTCTTTGCTGGAGCAAGAGAAGGTCATCTTCCACGTTTACTGGCCATGATACATATGAGGTGCTGCACCCCAATACCGGCATTACTCTTTACG TGTCTTACAACTTTGCTGATGCTGTGCACCAGTGACATATACACCCTCATCAATTATGTGGGATTCCTAAACTACCTGTTCTATGGGGTCACTGTTGCTGGGCAGATTATACTACGCATAAAAAAACCAGACCTTGATCGGCCAATCAAG GTGAGCCTGCTTTTTCCAATTACCTACCTGATCTTCTGGGCTTTCCTACTCATTTTTTCCTTCTATTCAGAGCCAGTGGTATGTTGCACTGGCCTTGGTATCCTGCTAACAGGCGTGCCGGTTTATTTCTTGGGAGTCTACTGGGAAAACAAGCCGAAAAAATTCAGCACCTTTGTTG ACAGGTTGACTTCCCTGTGTATGATGCTGTGTATGGTGGTGTATCCAGCGGAAGGAGGGGACAGCGACATGAAGAATGAATCAGATGAAGAGGAGATTCGAGAGGGCCAGTGA
- the LOC115812145 gene encoding RING finger protein 212B-like, with protein MEWFHCNACFQTSGQNFAVSSCGHIFCERCINLKQCSVCHTNCNYLPISEQMKPQEQVFFKDPMKLIQTRMEHIAQIDLFQRKQKERVIAFFRHKSTELERRLKEVNDQCYRQVSELKRENAELLKPLSQRRLRLPVSPGTFQTNGNTRRMSLPVAVTSPATANLEISWKGSETSTQVIAWQSGHMTPNNFQFQFIPGSTLQSPRPWHGHFHF; from the exons ATGGAGTGGTTCCACTGTAACGCCTGCTTTCAGACATCTGGGCAAAACTTCGCTGTGTCCAGCTGTGGTCATATATTCTGCGAGAGATGCATAAATCTTA AGcaatgttctgtgtgtcacaCCAACTGCAACTACCTTCCAATATCTGAGCAG ATGAAGCCTCAAGAGCAGGTCTTTTTCAAAGACCCCATGAAACTTATTCAGACTCGAATGGAGCACATTGCACAG aTTGATCTGTTCCAAcgcaaacagaaagaaagagtcatAGCTTTCTTTAGACACAAGTCcacagagctggagagaagGCTTAAGGAGGTCAATGATCAGTGTTACAG ACAAGTGTCggagctgaaaagagagaacgCAGAACTTCTGAAACCACTTTCTCAGAGGAGGTTGAGACTGCCA GTATCACCAGggacatttcaaacaaatgg AAACACTCGAAGGATGTCTCTTCCAGTGGCTGTTACATCCCCTG CCACAGCCAATCTGGAGATATCCTGGAAAGGTTCAGAGACATCCACTCAGGTCATAGCCTGGCA GTCAGGCCACATGACCCCAAATAACTTTCAGTTCCAGTTCATACCAGGGTCAACACTTCAGTCACCCCGCCCATGGCATGGACA CTTTCACTTTTGA